Proteins from a single region of Bacteroidota bacterium:
- a CDS encoding bifunctional folylpolyglutamate synthase/dihydrofolate synthase: protein MTYQEALDYLYTHLPMYQRVGAAAYKKDLTNTLQLLDILGNPQREFTSIHIAGTNGKGSVSNMLAAVCAESGYTTGLYTSPHLVDFRERIRVNGKMCEADFVITFVEKIKPHIATIQPSFFEITVAMAFEYFRYKSVQIAIVEVGLGGRLDSTNVILPIVSVITNISFDHMAMLGDTLPKIATEKAGIIKRNVPVVLGEIHPETLPVFEQIAAMANAPVYPAPENVQVELLERNTHGMELNVSYLNQLAYPNLMLDLAGDYQLQNIATVVQTLEVMRIQGIEIPEEAIYEALKEVQKRTGFAGRWQILQENPLTIADCAHNPGGLEQLFKQVNTLVYNQLHIVTGAVNDKDLNAGLALFPKKATYYFCKPDIPRGLAAESLQQLALKFALEGESYTSVKAALAASLQNALKNDLIVICGSIFVVAEALPAFEALKV, encoded by the coding sequence ATGACTTATCAGGAAGCGCTGGATTATCTGTATACACATTTACCCATGTATCAACGGGTTGGTGCTGCTGCGTATAAAAAAGATTTAACTAATACATTACAATTACTGGATATTTTAGGTAATCCGCAACGTGAATTTACTTCAATCCATATTGCAGGCACAAATGGCAAAGGTTCTGTAAGTAATATGCTGGCTGCAGTATGCGCTGAATCCGGCTACACCACAGGTTTATATACTAGTCCGCACCTTGTCGATTTCAGAGAACGTATTCGTGTAAACGGCAAAATGTGTGAAGCTGATTTTGTGATAACATTTGTAGAAAAAATTAAACCGCATATTGCAACTATTCAACCCTCTTTTTTTGAAATAACTGTTGCCATGGCATTTGAATATTTCAGATATAAATCTGTTCAAATTGCCATTGTTGAGGTTGGTTTGGGGGGAAGATTGGATTCTACTAACGTAATTCTGCCTATTGTTTCTGTAATTACCAATATCAGTTTCGATCATATGGCAATGTTAGGTGATACCTTGCCCAAAATAGCAACAGAAAAAGCAGGTATCATAAAACGGAATGTGCCTGTAGTTTTAGGAGAAATACACCCGGAAACACTGCCCGTTTTTGAACAGATTGCAGCAATGGCCAATGCCCCCGTTTATCCTGCTCCGGAAAACGTGCAGGTTGAATTATTAGAGCGGAATACCCACGGCATGGAATTAAATGTGAGTTATTTGAATCAATTAGCTTACCCTAATCTCATGCTTGATCTTGCAGGCGATTATCAATTACAAAATATTGCTACTGTTGTTCAAACCCTGGAAGTAATGCGCATTCAAGGGATTGAAATACCCGAAGAGGCCATTTATGAAGCGTTAAAAGAGGTGCAAAAACGCACAGGATTTGCAGGAAGGTGGCAGATATTGCAGGAAAATCCGCTCACAATTGCCGATTGCGCGCATAATCCCGGCGGATTGGAGCAACTGTTTAAACAGGTAAACACACTTGTATATAATCAACTCCATATTGTTACAGGAGCTGTTAACGACAAGGATTTAAATGCAGGATTAGCATTATTTCCCAAAAAAGCCACTTATTATTTTTGTAAGCCAGATATACCAAGGGGTTTAGCGGCCGAATCGTTACAACAACTGGCTTTAAAATTTGCATTGGAGGGCGAAAGTTACACATCCGTAAAGGCTGCCTTAGCCGCATCACTTCAAAATGCGTTAAAAAATGACCTGATTGTAATCTGCGGCAGTATTTTTGTGGTAGCTGAGGCTTTGCCGGCATTTGAAGCATTAAAAGTTTAA
- a CDS encoding MFS transporter — protein MTSAKQPIFTGYQWFVIAVLAFLQFTIVLDFMVLSPLGAILMPELDITPVQFSHLVSAYAYSACISGILASGFADKFDRKKMLLFFYAGFLVGTVFCGLAPDYHSLLIARIITGLFGGVMGAVVFAITTDLFVMQVRGRVMGFVQMAFAASQVLGLPIGLQLANTLNWHAPFVLIAGIGAVVFFIILIKLKPITDHLLIQRKVSPFKHLWMTISRKRYLTGFGATVLLATGGFMLMPFGSAFTVNNLGIDLEHIPLIYMFTGGATLLAGPIIGRLSDRIGKYNMFIFGTLLSILLVLIYCNLGITPLWMAIVINIILFIGITSRIISAQALMSAVPDPQDRGAFMGLNSSIQQLAGGLAASLAGLIVVEEDSGKLSHYPILGYVVTLAMVITLIMMFIINRMVNADKKEQPPMPANNPELAQ, from the coding sequence ATGACATCAGCAAAACAACCAATTTTTACCGGTTACCAATGGTTTGTAATCGCAGTTCTGGCATTTTTACAATTTACAATAGTACTCGATTTCATGGTACTTTCACCTTTAGGCGCCATTTTAATGCCTGAGTTAGATATTACTCCGGTCCAGTTTAGTCACTTAGTTTCCGCATACGCTTATTCCGCCTGTATCAGTGGCATTTTAGCCTCTGGTTTTGCAGATAAATTCGACCGAAAAAAAATGTTGCTCTTTTTTTATGCCGGATTTTTAGTTGGAACGGTATTTTGCGGTCTTGCACCTGATTATCATTCCTTATTAATTGCCCGTATTATTACCGGTTTATTTGGTGGTGTAATGGGTGCCGTTGTTTTTGCAATAACTACCGATTTATTTGTTATGCAAGTGCGTGGTCGCGTTATGGGTTTTGTTCAAATGGCATTTGCAGCTAGTCAGGTATTGGGTTTGCCTATCGGCTTGCAATTAGCAAATACCTTAAACTGGCATGCTCCATTTGTTTTAATTGCAGGAATTGGCGCTGTCGTGTTTTTTATAATTCTGATAAAATTAAAACCGATTACCGACCATTTATTAATTCAAAGAAAAGTTTCTCCATTTAAACATTTATGGATGACGATTTCCAGAAAAAGATATCTAACGGGATTTGGCGCAACCGTTTTATTGGCAACAGGTGGTTTTATGCTCATGCCTTTTGGGAGTGCATTTACCGTAAATAATTTGGGAATCGATTTAGAACATATTCCACTGATTTATATGTTTACAGGTGGTGCTACATTATTAGCAGGACCAATAATCGGAAGATTAAGCGACCGAATCGGTAAATACAACATGTTTATTTTTGGAACATTACTATCCATTTTATTGGTATTAATTTATTGTAATTTAGGTATCACACCTTTATGGATGGCCATTGTAATTAATATCATTTTATTTATCGGAATTACTTCTCGAATTATTTCAGCTCAAGCGCTAATGTCTGCCGTTCCTGACCCGCAAGACAGAGGTGCATTTATGGGTCTTAATTCAAGTATACAGCAACTTGCAGGCGGTTTAGCAGCTTCTCTTGCGGGTTTAATTGTTGTAGAAGAAGATTCCGGAAAATTAAGTCATTATCCAATTTTAGGGTATGTAGTTACATTGGCAATGGTAATAACATTAATTATGATGTTTATTATTAACCGCATGGTGAATGCTGATAAAAAAGAACAGCCTCCAATGCCTGCAAACAATCCGGAACTCGCGCAATAA
- a CDS encoding cytochrome c codes for MKLIAICSLVITTMVVAVSCSASKSAAKPLTYTENVKPIIDANCASTCHNAGRPAGGIDLTTYAKVKEHSTTGKLIPAIQHADGAKAMPKKADKLSDANIAVIVNWAASGAAE; via the coding sequence ATGAAATTAATTGCAATTTGTTCTTTAGTAATTACTACAATGGTTGTAGCTGTATCTTGTTCAGCAAGTAAATCAGCTGCAAAACCGCTCACTTATACTGAAAATGTAAAACCAATTATTGACGCAAATTGTGCCTCAACCTGTCACAACGCAGGTCGCCCGGCCGGTGGAATTGATTTAACTACTTATGCTAAAGTGAAAGAACACAGCACAACAGGTAAACTTATTCCGGCTATTCAGCATGCCGATGGCGCTAAAGCCATGCCTAAAAAAGCCGATAAACTGAGTGATGCCAATATTGCGGTTATTGTAAATTGGGCTGCTTCCGGTGCGGCAGAATAA
- a CDS encoding SulP family inorganic anion transporter has product MQITSHRFNTYLLSFLKHDVKSSVTVFFVALPLCLGISLGCGAPLYAGLIAGVVGGIFVPLISRSQLSVSGPAAGLTSICAAIILSAGNIDLFFLAVMLAGVFQILLGVFKLGGFTQFIPSAVIKGMLSAIGIMLIAKQIPFMLGYDQPDFWTNQLFNIFTFNHGFEHIGSVYQHSSGGAILIACLSLILLIFWKRNLSKKIPYLPSSFVIVFFGAGSAFLLNNFIPALALNDAQFVNIPENVFKDVHFPDFNLITTDSTIWKNAVVICFVASLETLLSIAAIDKLDPFNRITPQNRELVAQGAANCVSGFIGGLPITAVIVRSSANAEAGAKTKWSAILHGVWLLLAIIFLANILNTIPYCVLAVLLISTGYNLAKPKMIKAVYQQGREQFLPFIVTLGAILISDLLIGVLIGVVYAIYFLIKHTYEAGFTIKERTEGHTKHFTIELALNVSFLNKKRIQVMLDKLPVYAIVEIIGTDSIYIDRDVLEIFQEFKTKAHNRHIQLIMKDIPEVPIIELH; this is encoded by the coding sequence ATGCAAATTACTTCCCACAGGTTTAATACCTACCTGTTATCATTTTTAAAACACGATGTTAAATCCAGTGTTACGGTATTTTTTGTCGCTTTACCACTTTGTCTCGGTATCTCCCTCGGTTGTGGCGCGCCTTTGTATGCGGGACTGATAGCCGGTGTAGTAGGAGGGATATTTGTACCATTGATTAGTCGCTCACAACTCAGTGTCAGCGGGCCTGCAGCGGGATTAACCAGTATTTGTGCTGCAATTATTTTGAGTGCCGGAAATATCGATTTGTTTTTTCTCGCAGTAATGCTGGCAGGTGTTTTCCAAATTTTACTGGGTGTTTTCAAATTGGGCGGATTTACACAATTTATTCCTTCGGCAGTAATTAAAGGCATGCTGAGCGCAATCGGTATCATGCTCATCGCTAAACAAATTCCTTTTATGCTGGGGTACGACCAGCCTGATTTCTGGACGAACCAATTATTTAATATTTTCACCTTTAATCATGGATTTGAACATATTGGAAGTGTGTATCAACATTCATCCGGGGGTGCAATTTTAATTGCCTGTTTATCATTAATACTCTTGATTTTCTGGAAGCGAAATCTTTCTAAAAAAATACCATATCTGCCTTCATCATTTGTTATCGTTTTTTTTGGGGCAGGAAGTGCATTTCTATTAAACAATTTTATCCCTGCACTTGCTTTAAATGATGCGCAGTTTGTTAATATTCCGGAAAATGTTTTTAAAGATGTTCATTTTCCCGATTTTAATTTAATTACTACAGATTCTACAATCTGGAAAAATGCAGTCGTAATATGTTTTGTTGCTTCTCTCGAAACGTTGTTAAGTATAGCAGCAATAGATAAATTAGATCCGTTTAATCGCATCACACCACAAAACCGTGAACTCGTAGCACAAGGTGCCGCCAATTGCGTTAGTGGATTTATCGGAGGCTTACCAATAACTGCTGTAATTGTCCGCAGCTCGGCAAATGCAGAGGCAGGTGCTAAAACAAAATGGTCCGCAATTCTACATGGTGTTTGGTTATTACTGGCAATTATTTTTCTTGCAAATATTTTAAATACCATACCTTATTGTGTTTTAGCCGTTTTATTAATCAGCACCGGTTATAACCTCGCAAAACCAAAAATGATTAAGGCAGTTTACCAACAGGGAAGAGAACAATTTTTACCATTTATTGTAACGTTAGGTGCAATACTTATTTCCGATTTATTAATTGGTGTCCTAATTGGTGTTGTATATGCCATTTATTTTTTAATTAAACATACTTACGAGGCAGGATTTACCATTAAAGAAAGAACGGAAGGCCATACCAAACATTTTACCATCGAGTTGGCTTTAAATGTCAGTTTTCTGAACAAAAAACGTATTCAGGTTATGTTGGATAAACTACCAGTTTATGCGATTGTAGAAATTATCGGAACGGACAGCATTTATATTGACCGTGATGTATTGGAAATTTTCCAGGAATTTAAAACCAAGGCGCATAACAGACATATTCAGCTAATCATGAAGGATATACCCGAAGTGCCGATTATCGAATTACATTAA
- a CDS encoding ABC transporter ATP-binding protein, with the protein MKILISYLKPHKLLVFFVLALAAINTGFSLMDPIILGKLVNLAADFKQHEASYDWKRYFNSFSWNSPGVIMLLLGSVTVAMVSRIAKNFQDYFLNVIIQKFGAKVFTDGLQHAMKLPYQDFEDQRSGETLSILTKVRTDVERFMNMFINVLLGILVGVVFVFVYAALFIHWYIPAVYFIGIILLTVISNVLSKKVKIIQKNIVGKTTALAGATTESLRNIELVKSLGLTHQEVERLNQNTYKILGLELTKVKRIRSISFIQGTFVNTLRQIILFILMWLIFKDSMDAGQLVTMQVFSFFVFGPLQDIGNIILSYREAEASLNNFSTLMNKVPEAHPENPEQLGDIKSLQFDDVRFQHKTANNPAIDGISFDVKQGETIAFVGPSGSGKSTLMKLLVGLYRPQEGKILYNNIDENSIDFNDLRNQIGFVTQDTQLFAGTIKENLLFVNPQATEADLLDVMQKASCNNLLARAEKGIETVIGEGGLKLSGGEKQRLSIARALLRRPRLLIFDEATSALDSLTEEEISNTIRDISIHGEQITILIAHRLSTIMHADRIYVLEQGEMAETGTHDKLLELKGLYYAMWRQQVGERKKFTPTIV; encoded by the coding sequence ATGAAAATATTAATATCTTATTTAAAACCACACAAGCTGCTGGTTTTCTTTGTTCTGGCACTGGCCGCAATCAATACAGGGTTTTCTTTAATGGACCCTATCATTTTAGGTAAATTGGTAAATCTTGCTGCAGATTTCAAACAACACGAAGCTTCATACGACTGGAAACGCTATTTCAACTCATTTTCATGGAATAGTCCGGGTGTAATTATGTTGCTGTTGGGTTCAGTAACAGTTGCCATGGTAAGCCGTATTGCCAAAAATTTTCAGGACTATTTCCTCAATGTGATTATTCAAAAATTTGGGGCTAAGGTGTTTACCGATGGTTTACAACATGCCATGAAATTACCTTATCAGGATTTTGAAGATCAAAGAAGTGGCGAAACCTTATCCATTTTAACGAAAGTTCGTACCGACGTTGAAAGATTTATGAACATGTTTATCAATGTGCTTTTAGGTATACTAGTTGGTGTTGTTTTTGTTTTCGTTTATGCGGCTTTATTTATTCACTGGTATATTCCGGCAGTATATTTTATTGGTATTATTTTGTTAACAGTGATATCAAATGTGCTGAGTAAAAAGGTGAAAATCATTCAAAAAAATATTGTTGGCAAAACTACTGCCTTAGCTGGTGCTACTACTGAATCGCTGCGCAACATTGAATTGGTAAAAAGTTTAGGTTTAACACATCAGGAAGTGGAGCGGTTAAATCAAAATACCTATAAAATATTGGGCTTAGAATTAACAAAAGTAAAACGTATCAGAAGTATCAGCTTTATACAGGGAACATTTGTGAACACATTGAGACAAATTATCTTATTTATTTTAATGTGGCTGATATTTAAAGATTCAATGGATGCAGGGCAATTAGTTACCATGCAGGTATTTTCATTTTTTGTATTTGGACCATTACAGGATATCGGAAATATTATTTTATCCTATCGGGAAGCTGAAGCATCGCTGAACAATTTTAGTACGTTGATGAATAAAGTACCGGAGGCTCATCCTGAAAATCCTGAACAACTTGGAGATATTAAATCACTTCAGTTTGATGATGTACGTTTTCAACATAAAACTGCAAATAATCCTGCTATCGATGGAATTAGTTTTGATGTAAAGCAAGGTGAAACTATTGCATTTGTTGGTCCTTCAGGCTCGGGAAAAAGTACGCTGATGAAATTGTTGGTGGGCTTGTATCGTCCGCAGGAAGGCAAAATATTATATAATAATATCGACGAAAATTCAATTGATTTTAATGATTTAAGAAATCAGATAGGATTTGTTACACAAGACACGCAATTATTTGCAGGAACCATTAAAGAGAATTTATTATTTGTAAATCCACAGGCAACTGAAGCTGATTTATTGGATGTAATGCAGAAGGCTAGTTGTAATAATTTGCTTGCACGCGCAGAAAAGGGAATTGAAACGGTTATTGGTGAGGGCGGCTTAAAATTATCAGGAGGGGAGAAGCAGCGATTAAGTATAGCGCGGGCGTTGTTGCGCAGGCCGCGTTTATTAATTTTTGATGAAGCTACTTCTGCTTTGGATTCTTTAACGGAAGAGGAAATTTCGAATACCATCAGAGATATTTCAATTCATGGTGAGCAGATTACCATATTAATTGCACACCGATTAAGTACAATCATGCATGCAGATAGAATTTATGTGCTCGAGCAAGGTGAAATGGCCGAAACCGGAACCCACGATAAATTATTGGAATTAAAAGGTCTCTACTACGCCATGTGGCGCCAACAAGTAGGCGAACGCAAAAAATTCACACCTACGATTGTTTAA
- a CDS encoding GxxExxY protein: protein MKENDIATKVIGIAIEVHKQLGPGLLESTYKACLAHKLKQAGFHVECEKAIPVVFEDVKLECGYRADLVVERCLVIEIKSVDVLNDVHLAQALTYVKLGGFKLGLLINFNTLFLKDGIRRVINS from the coding sequence ATGAAAGAAAATGATATTGCAACTAAAGTTATTGGAATTGCTATAGAAGTCCATAAACAATTAGGTCCTGGATTATTGGAAAGCACTTACAAAGCCTGTTTGGCACATAAACTTAAACAGGCAGGTTTTCATGTTGAATGCGAAAAAGCAATTCCGGTTGTTTTTGAAGATGTAAAATTGGAATGTGGTTATCGTGCAGATTTAGTTGTTGAAAGATGCCTTGTAATTGAAATCAAAAGTGTCGATGTTTTAAATGATGTTCATTTAGCACAAGCCTTAACCTATGTAAAATTAGGCGGTTTTAAATTAGGATTATTAATAAATTTTAATACACTTTTTTTAAAGGATGGTATTAGAAGAGTTATTAATTCATAA